The Crocosphaera subtropica ATCC 51142 genome includes a window with the following:
- a CDS encoding citrate/2-methylcitrate synthase, whose translation MENIPNHLSKIDGQLGKLIILGFPFEELATNASFEEMIFLFLHNHLPNKNELDNVTKKLLSHRYLDEKILDVLKNAAANDIELIEGVRIGVSCLTLDMQSHRIDKEGINGALKIIASVPIITASYWRLLKGQPIVEPHLELGHAANYLYMLTGEKPAPEDVKTLEIYLNTVIEHGMNASTFAARVVMSTRSDFVSAVTAAIGAMKGVLHGGAPGPVLDMLLEMQKSGDIEGYLRHKFENRERLMGFGHRVYRVKDPRAILLANVSADVWKRREDKEFWGLAVDVETTALRLLKEYKPNRSIETNVEYYTALVLHGLGLPSALFTSTFTVSRVVGWLAHCLEQLELDRIIRPSSVYTGPSEQTWCPIEKR comes from the coding sequence ATGGAAAATATACCCAATCACCTCAGCAAAATTGATGGGCAGTTAGGAAAATTAATCATATTAGGATTTCCCTTTGAAGAGCTTGCCACTAATGCTTCCTTTGAAGAGATGATTTTTTTATTTTTACATAATCATCTCCCTAACAAAAACGAACTGGATAACGTTACTAAAAAGCTATTATCCCATCGATATCTTGATGAGAAAATATTAGATGTCCTCAAAAACGCAGCAGCCAACGACATCGAACTGATCGAAGGGGTGCGGATAGGGGTTAGCTGTCTTACCCTAGATATGCAATCCCATCGCATTGATAAAGAAGGGATTAACGGCGCGCTAAAAATTATTGCCTCAGTCCCTATTATTACCGCTTCTTATTGGCGGTTGCTGAAGGGTCAACCCATCGTGGAACCCCACCTTGAATTAGGCCATGCTGCCAACTATTTATATATGTTGACAGGAGAAAAACCTGCGCCAGAAGATGTCAAAACCCTAGAGATTTATCTGAATACGGTCATTGAGCATGGTATGAATGCCTCTACCTTTGCAGCACGGGTAGTTATGTCCACTCGCTCCGATTTTGTCTCTGCGGTAACGGCGGCCATTGGTGCTATGAAAGGAGTCCTCCACGGAGGTGCGCCGGGTCCTGTGCTAGATATGTTGCTAGAGATGCAAAAATCGGGAGATATAGAAGGCTATTTACGTCATAAGTTTGAAAATAGAGAACGGTTGATGGGGTTTGGTCATCGGGTTTATCGTGTCAAAGATCCCAGAGCCATTTTACTGGCAAACGTTTCGGCCGATGTCTGGAAACGGAGAGAAGATAAAGAATTTTGGGGTTTAGCTGTAGACGTAGAAACCACTGCCCTACGCTTACTCAAAGAATATAAACCCAATCGTAGCATCGAAACCAATGTCGAATATTATACCGCCTTAGTTTTGCATGGCTTAGGGTTGCCTTCTGCTTTATTCACCTCCACCTTTACGGTTAGTCGGGTGGTCGGTTGGTTAGCCCATTGTTTAGAACAGTTAGAACTTGATCGCATCATTCGTCCTAGTTCTGTTTATACAGGCCCGAGTGAACAAACATGGTGTCCTATCGAAAAAAGATGA